The following nucleotide sequence is from Deltaproteobacteria bacterium.
ACACCCCTGAAACTGGCCTTGTCCCTCGCCAAGGCGGGGGTCCCGATCATCGGGACCTCTCCTGAGAATATCGACAGGGCCGAAGACAGAGGGCTTTTTTCGCAAATGCTCCGCAAATTGAAACTCAGGCAACCGGAGAACGGCACGGCCCATTCCTCGGAGGCGGCGGAAGTGATCGCCAACAGGATCGGTTACCCGGTTGTGGTCCGCCCCTCGTACGTCCTGGGGGGGAGGGCCATGAGGATTGTTTACGACGCCGAAACCCTCCGCCATTACATGAAAAGTGCGGTGACCGCCTCTTCGGAACGGCCGATCCTGATTGACAAATTCTTGGAGGCGGCCATTGAAGTGGATGTTGACTGCATTGCCGACGGCCGTCAGGTGATTATCGCCGGCATCATGGAACATATTGAAGAGGCGGGGATCCACTCCGGGGACAGCGCCGCCTGCCTTCCGCCCTATTCTCTCAAACCGGAACTGGTGGAAGAGATCAGGAGACAAACCGGCCTGATGGCAAAAGAGCTCTCCGTGGTCGGACTGATGAATGTCCAGTTTGCCGTTCAGGGAGAAATGATTTATGTCCTGGAAGTGAACCCGAGGGCCTCACGAACCATCCCGTTCGTCTCCAAGGCAACCGGCATCCCGTTTGCCAAACTGGCGGCCAAGGTGATGGCCGGGAAGGGAAACCTGAAACAGTTGGGGTTCATCAAGGAAGTGATACCGGCCCATCTCTCCATCAAGGAGTCGGTCTTCCCTTTTAACAAGTTTCCCGGAGTAGACACCCTCTTGGGCCCGGAGATGAAATCGACCGGCGAGGTGATGGGAATCAACCATTCTTTTGGGGCCGCCTTCGCCAAGTCCCAGCTCGCCGCCTTTAATGCCTTGCCAGCCAAGGGGAAGGTTTTCCTGAGTATCCGAAATTCGGATAAAGGGGAATCGATCCTTCAAACCGCCAGAACTTTTCACAAACTCAACTTTGCAATCACAGCAACCCGCGGAACGGCCAAATTCCTCAAAACCAACGGCATCCCCTCCGCAACCATGAACAAGGTGAAAGAAGGAAGCCCGCACATCGTGGATGCCCTCAAAGGGGGAGAAATAGCGATGGTCATCAATACCGTCGAAGGGAGGGAATCGGCCGAGGATTCCTATTCCATCCGGAGGACGACACTTCTCTGCAACATCCCGTATTTCACAACCACCTCAGCCGCGCACGCCGCCTCCGAGGCGATCCGCGAGCTGAAGAAAACAGGATTGGATGTCCGGTCCTTGCAGGAATATCATTTAAAAAAGAAGTTGAATTCAAAAGAGATTCATAGTTAGACTCAGGGCCTCAAACACAAGGAGGGGGAAATGGGCGAAAAAGGATATTGCGTCAAATGCAAGGCGAAGCGGGATATGGGGGATGCCAAGAAGGTGACGATGAAAAATAAGAGGCAGGCCCTCAAGGGGAAATGCACCAAATGCGGCACCGGGATGTACAAAATTCTCGGCCTCAAGAAGTAAGAATTTAACTTCTTAGAAGTTCATCAATCGGATTAAATAACTTCTATAAGTCATTTAGATTTAGTATTAATTTTTAGTTTGCGGCTTAGCCTTATCTTCAGTATAATGGCGAGGCTTGACACCGCCATCCCGCCACGAATCATTGGATCGCCTGAGCTGGGGGGCTCATCTCTGCCAGTTCTACCACGGTTCTTCTGACTGGCTGGATCTCTTGACCCGTTTTTTTCTGAACGGTTTAAACCAAAACCAGTTTTGTCTCTGGATCCTGCCACCGGTCATCAAACGTCGGGACTTTGACGAGATGATCAATAAAACCAGGGTCTTTAAAGAAGCGTTCACTTCAGGGCAGATGGAAGTAGCGACAGCGACTCGTTGGTATTCCCTCAAGACAGGGTTTGATCCCCACAAGGCCTCTCAACGGCTCCACCTCAAGTATCAGGAATCACTCAAGAGGGGGTTTGAAGGGATACGGGTGGCAGGGGGACCCCATCATATCAAGGAGAAGATGGTTTGGAAACGGTTCGCCGATTACGAAAAGAGGGTCCATCAGGAGATAGGGTCCCGCAAGATCATCGCCCTCTGCACCCACTCCTTCACAGAATGCCCGTTGGGCACCATGAACTCCCTCATTCAGTCCCACGACCGGACCCTCATCCAAAGGAGCGGGCAGTGGGAAGTCCTCTGACATAACGTCGTATAATATATATTATGTAATGTTAGCTATTAGGAGGAAGGAGGTCACGGTCTGACAGATAGGTATAATCCGACAATGCCTTCCGGTAGTCATCCAGGAGCTTCATCCCGAGTGTCGGCTTGATCCGATCCTCCTTAATAGCGGTATCCACCACCCTCTTGAAGTTCCGGATCAGATCATTCGGGTCATACTGGGTACTCTGAAGGACCTGTTCAATGGTAGAACCCCGGATCACCTCTTCCAGGTAAAACCCGGATTCCTCGTCCGGATCCAGAAAGACATGGACCTCATTGGTCCGGCCAAAAAGGTTGTGTTCGTCCCCCATGATATCCTGATAGGCCCCGGAGAGAAAAATCCCCAGGTAATAGGGATCCTTGCCGATCGGATGGAGCGGCAGGAACTCCCGGACATCCTTGAGGTCGATAAACTCATCGATTTTCCCTTCGGAGTCGCAGGTAATATCCACCAGCGTCGCCCGATTGGAGGGCTCCTCATTCAATCGGTGGATCGGGATTATGGGAAAAAGCTGACCGATCGCCCAGTTATCCAGTAAGGACTGAAAGATGGAAAAATTGCAGACATACTGGTCCGACAGGCTGTTTTCCAACTCCAAAATCTCTTCCGGAATATGCCCGTTGGCCCGGAACTTGTTCACAATCTGTTCGGCAATCTGCCAGTAGAGATTTTCCACCTTCGCCTTGACCACCAGATCGAGCAGGCCGACATCAAAGAGACGGATCGACTCCTCCTTGATCTGTTGCAAGGCATGGTAGACCTCCAGCAGGTTCTTTTTATGGGGAATCTTTCTCCTCAGTGACAAGATGTCCCGGATGATCTTGTGTTCCTTGTCCGAATCGCTAACCTTCATCAGTTTTGATTCGTGACTCTTCTCCACATTGGCAAATGCCTCAACCACCAGCACGCTGTGATGGGCCACGGTAGACCGGCCGCTCTCCGAAACAATCACCGGTGGAGGAACCTTCTCATCCTCGCAGATATCCTTGATGTTATAAACGATGGTACTCGCATATTCATCCAGCGAGTAGTTCATGGAGGAATGAAAAGAGGTCCCGCTCCCGTCGTAGTCGATCGCCAGCCCCCCTCCCACATCCAGGTATTCCAGTTTTGCGCCGAGTTGAATGAACTTGGCATAGTACCGGGTCGCCTCACGGGTCGCCTGCTTGATGTTCATGATATCCGGTACCTGAGAGCCGATATGGAAATGGATCATCTGGAGACAATGCTCCAGCTTGTTTTCCTGCAGATACTCCCAGGCCTCCAGCGCCTCCGAGGCGGTCAGCCCGAATTTGGCGTCGTCTCCGCTGGAGTCAGCCCATTTTCCGGACCCCTTGCTGGAAAGCCGGACCCGGATGCCGATGGTTGGCTCGATCTCCATCTGTTGGCTGATCTGGATGATCCGCTCCACCTCATCCACCTTCTCCACCACCAGAATGATCCTCCGTCCCACCTTCTGCCCGAGCAAGGCCAGACGGATAAAGGCGTTATCCTTATAACCGTTGCAGATAATCAGGCTCTCCGGATTGTCATTGAGGGCCAGACCGGCCACCAGTTCCGGCTTGCTCCCCACCTCAAGCCCATGGGAAAACTCCCTGCCGGCATCCAGTATCTCATCCACAACCTCTCTTAACTGATTAACTTTTATAGGAAATACCCCTTTAAAATGGCCCTTGTATTCGTGTTCCTCGATCGCATTCTTAAAAGCCAGATTGATCGATCGAACCCTGTGCCGGATGATATCCTGAAACCGGATCTGAAGCGGAAACCCAAGCCCCATCTCCTTGGCCTCCTGAATGACCGCCATCAAGGAGAGACTCGCCCCCTCCTGGGGCAACGGGGAACAGATCACCTCCCCTTTTTCATTGACTGAGAAATAACCGGAACCCCAGCTGTTGATGTTATAGACCCGGAGGGAGTCGGCCACCGTCCAGACTTTTTCCGGCTTTGCCGAAGAATCGTTTTTTGTCGTGCCGTTTTCGACGTTGTTCGCAGAATGACGGGCAGGAACTTCCTTCAAAATCGGCTGTGCCATGGAACTTGAAAAACCATCTAGAACTTTTTTGGCCAGCCGTCAAACAATTTCGATCTTTAGAGGAGAATTTTATTTGGCCACAAGCATCATGTCTGTTGAATAGTCGGCAGAGGTGATGTTTGGCGCCCCCGACGCAAAGGTATTTCCTGATGGAGCCGGATCGGTTGATATTTTTTTGCACTTGAGTTGCGTCGTCTGGTTGAGCACCGTTAATTGGGGCATGCTGAACTCCGCCGCATAAGTAGTCCACTTGTTATCGGTTGGGACTGCCCAACCTAAAACACCATTAGAATCCAGCCCCAAGTACCCACCCAAGGTATTATCATTGGGGGGGCCGTTGATGGCACCAGAGACTCCAATAGGGCTACAACTGTCAGGGGTGCCATTGAGTCCCAAAACGAGAAATGTGGGGGTGGTCGCTGATGAAAAATAGGTGCTAACCGATGTGATCCCTGTCGCCCCTGCCGTACTGCTATTATAACTAAGGGCTGTACCAATCTTGGGGGCGACATAAAAACCGAGGCTGGCTGGGGCCGTGACGGAAGCGGTCATGTCGGGGCGAAATGGGTCGCTCGAGCCGGAAGAGCCGAGACCGACAGTGCCACCACTGACATTCACACGGAAGAACTGAAGACCGCTGATGACAATACTCAACGTCACTGTATCCCCTTTCGCAATCGTGAGAGGCGATGCCAAGTAACTGGTGTTTCCAAACGTGCTGCCAGAGCTGGTGGTTGTCACCGTCAAATTTTGAGCTCCTCCGGATGGAGACGCACCGGTTGTTATACCAGACGATGTGGTATAAAATCCGTTGGTAGAGTCACTGATCAAAATTTGGTAAGTCGCATCGAAATACAGAATAATCGATGCGTAAGTTCCCGGGTCTACCGTAAAGGGACAATCGACAAGTTTCGCCAGACCAACCTGGCTTCTGTCATACGTGATGGTGCAGGTCGTATTTGAAAGAGCACCCGAGTTGGAGCCAGAACTTGTGACTAAACCGATTGAGGTGAGCGTGAGGATCATTTTGTCCGGTGAAAGGAGCCAGTTTCCATCGCTCGGAGTCACCGCCGCCTGGCCCAGAGTGACACCTGTTAAAGCTCCGGCCGAACCAGTAGCAGGTGTAGCGCCATTTAAGAAACTGGCAGTGCCACTGATTGTATCTACACTATCATCACTACTGCTACTACTCGATCCACATCCGCCTGATGTAAAAAATAAAACGGCTAAAAACAGGCCGCTGACCCCCAGCAATCCGATTTTGCCCTTCATGCTTCCTCCTTTTTTGTAGCGGGGGTGGGATTTGTTTCTCCCCCGTCGCTTCGCTCCTCCTCCGAAACCCGGCCGTCCTTGCTGTCGTTCTCCGCCTCAGGCGGATCACTTCTCGTCCGCTGGCGGCGCTTCGGATCGGCTTCAAATCCCACTCACACCCATAAAATAGCAAAGGCCCCAATGGGGCCTTTGCTATTTTTGTAGCGGGGGTGGGATTTGAACCCACGACCTCGAGGTTATGAGCCTCGCGAGCTACCGGGCTGCTCCACCCCGCAGTTTAGGTTCGCGAGGTTTAAGGGTTCCCCTCCGCTTTGTCAAGGGGTGTTCCACCCGAGGGCGTTCCACCCGCCGGCTCCAACCCCTTCTCTACCTCCTTCAACTCCTGCAAACCTTTCTCCAAGAGATCAAGCGCCTCCCTCTCCTCGTCACCAAGATCGGCGAGCCGAAGCGCCATTTCAGCCGTATCTTCAAACAACCCCTCCCCCTTTTCCTCCCTTTCCTCCGCCGCGGCGGCATTTTCTGCGGCGGCCTTCTCCTCAAAATCCTTCAGTGACGGCATGTCGGAGAGGTCCCTCAAACCAAAGAGGGCCAGAAATTCCGGTGTTGTGGCGTAAATCAAAGGACGCCCCGGTTCATCCTTCTTCCCGACCACACGGATGAAACGACGCTCCAAGAGCCCCTTCAACACCGCCCCGGAATCGACCCCACGGATATGCTCCACCTCCGGGCGGGTCACCGGCTGGCGATAGGCGATGATCGCCAAGCTCTCCAGCGCTGGTGAAGAAAGCCTCGGCGGCCGTCTCTGCTCCAGCTTCTGGACCCATGCGGCAAATTCGGGCTTCGTCCGAAGCTGATACCCCCCCGAAATCTCTTCGAGCCCAAACCCCCTCCCCTGTTCTTCATATTCCTTCTTCAGGGAGTCCAGGACCTCATGGATGACCCCGCCGGAGATCTCCTCATCAAAGACCGCCTGGATCTCTTTAGCCGTCAGCGGTCTGCCGGAGGCAAACAAGAGGGATTCAATAACCTTCTTCAGCTCTGTATGTTCCATAGATTTTAAGCCTCCATTAACTGCGAGTGGATCCAAATTTCGCCATAGGCACTTTTCTGGGCAACGCGGATCATCTTTAGCTTTGCCATCTCCAAGATCGCCAGAAATGTCACGACAAGGGTTTCCCGTGTCTTGGCCTCGTTAAAAAAAGCCCTCCACTCGATCTCTTTCTTCCCTTTCAGTTGATCGACCAGCTCCACCATCCGTTCCGAAACCGAGAGCCGATCCACCTTCACCTCATGCATCCTGTCCTTGGGGAGACGGTTCCAGACCCTCTGAAAGGCGGAGAGCAACGCTGAGAGATCAACCTCGAGCTCCTCCTCATCCTCAGTCCCAGCCTGAAACCGTTCGGTCGGGTGCCCAAAAACTTCGCGGTCCAGGAGCGGTTTCTTCTCAAGCCACTGGGAGGCCCTTTTATATTTTTCGTATTCAATCAGCCGCTGGACAAGATCGGCGCGCGGGTCCGGTCCCTCATCCTCCTCCTCCGAGGCCTCCGGAGGCAAGAGCATTCTGGACTTGATGTAAGCCAGTTCGGAGGCGGTATAGATAAACTCACCGGCCAGATCGACATTCAACTCTTCCGCCCTGGAGAGGTATTCGAGATACCGGTCCAGAATGAAGGCGATCGGGATATCATGGATATCGATGTCACTCTTGCGGATCAGGTGGAGCAGGAGGTCCAGCGGCCCTTCAAAACGATCGACTTCAATGGTGTAGTTCTCCATCTTCATACCTTCATCGCCTTTCGGACCTTCTCCATCGTATTCTGGGCAAGGGCCCTCGCCTTCTTGGCCCCCTCATCGACCATTTCATCCAGACGGCTCCCCTGTTTCAAGACTTCTTCCCTTTTTCTGCGTATCGGGTCCAGAAATTGATTGATCGTGGCCACCATCCTCTTTTTATCCTCCACGCAACCGATCTTGGCCTGACGACATTCGGCATCCACCTTCTCCACAACATCCTTGGGGGAGTGGAGTTTGTGATAATCAAAGATAAGGCAGATATCCGGGTTCCCGGGATCTTCACGCCTCATCCGGGCCGGGTCGGTAACCGCCGACATTACCTTTTTTTCAATCGTCCCGGCATCATCAGAAAGGTAGAGACAATTGTCATAACTCTTGCTCATCTTCCGCCGATCCATCCCCAACAGTTTGGGGGCCTCTGTCAGAAGCGGTTTCGGTTCGACAAAAGTTTCACCATAAAGATGATTGAACCGCCGGACGACCTCGCGGGCCAGTTCGATATGGGGGACCTGATCGATCCCGACCGGGACCTTGCCCGCGTTATAAAGAATAATATCGGCCGTCTGCAGGAGCGGATAACCCAAAAAGCCGTAGGTCGAGAGGTCTTTCGTGGTCAGCTCCTGTTGCATCTCCTTGTAGGAAGGGACCCTTTCCAGCCAGGGAACAGGGGTTATCATCGAGAGCAACAGATGAAGTTCGGCATGCTCCTTGACATCCGACTGGACAAAAATTGTCGCCTTCTTCGGGTCCAAACCAACCGCCAGCCAGTCGGCCAGGATTTCCCGCCGGGATTGTCTCAATCCCTCGGGGGAGCTGTATTCCGTGGTCAATCCGTGCCAGTCGGCGATAAAAAAGAGACAGTCGTACTGGTCTTGCAGTTTCAGCCAGTTTTTCAGGACGCCATGGTAGTGACCCAGGTGGAGTCTCCCTGTTGGGCGCATCCCTGAGACGATTCTTTCTTTGGGTGTAACACCCTTGGGTGTAACACCCTTCATGAGAGTAGAACCCCTGCCAAGAGTTGAACTGGTATCATCAGAAATCGCAGCACCCCCAGATAAAAGGCGGCAATCAGGATCAGAAACCCATAACGCCCGATCTTATGGTAGGTTTCAAGATATTTTTCAGGCAGGATCCCCTCAAGGACTCCGCCGCCATCCAATGGGTGCAAAGGGATCAGATTAAAGAAACAGAGCATCAGATTCAGATAAACTCCCACCTGCAACATTTCGCCGATAATCAGAAACGACTTGCCGGGTGAAGGGATTTGTAAAAGAAGTTGAAAAAAACCGGCAAAGAGAAAAGCGAGAAGGAGGTTGGATAAGGGGCCAGCCGCCGCCACACGAAGATGCCCTTTTCTCCCTCCCCTCAAATTCCGTGGGTCGACCGGCACCGGTTTGGCCCACCCGAAGGGGATCAGCCCCGGGACCAGAAACATCATGAGGGGAAAAAGGATCGTCCCGACCAGATCGATGTGGGCCAAGGGGTTGAGCGTGAGCCGCCCCATCAGCCTGGCAGTATTGTCCCCCAGTTTGTTGGCCATAAAGGCGTGGGAACTTTCGTGAAACGAGAGTGAAAAGAGAAAAACGGGGAGAAAAACGATAAAAAGCCTGATTTTTTCCGTCATTTCGGGGCAATATAACGGTGCCCCTGCCGCTTGTCAAACCGGATTAATGTGTCAAAACTCCGACGCTTGAGTCTCTCAAAATGAGAAAAACCGGTCTGTCACAGGGGGACAGCCAGACGGCCAGGAATTGCCTGAGGTCTTAGACTTCTTTGTAATTCAACAAGTTATACGCGTACCTGGCACGAATCAGGGATTTCTTTCCAATGGCACACCACTTGCTTGTATAATAGGGGGAGGTGGTCACTCGCAACTTAAGGGATCTACGGGAACGAAAATAACCATGGTGACAAAAAATAGAACCCCCCTGATTTTGGCCTTTTGCCTCTCCCTCTTTCTCCTCTCCTGTTCGGATGACAAGAAGGAGGAAGGAACGCCGGGACCGAAACCGGTTGTCCCTGGTGTTGTCGTCCCTTCCCCTCCCGGCGGTGAAGGAGATGATGATTTGTCTCCGGGAGGCGGTGGTGGTGGAACAATCCCCCCTCCCCCTGTTGAGGATTGCGAAATTGAGGGGGATGAAAACGGCAACGGTCTTGCCGATTGCGCCGATCCGGCCTGTACTGCAAACATTGTCTGCCAGAACCCTGGTGACGAACCGGGTGACGGTGGTGAAGGGGATGGGGGTGATGGAGATGATGGGATCGCCGGGGATGGACCCGCTGTCCCAGGACTTGGCAGTTTTGCCAACAGTTTCGCAAGCCAGTTTCAAAATATCGCCAATCAGTTTGCCAGCATCTTTGGAGTGGGCCAACCGGGTGGTGGAGCTGGGGGTGGTGGAACCCCGGCACCGCATGATTGCGATGCCCCCTTAAGTTTAGGAACCGAGTTTGAGATTGTTAACGGTGAGGCAAGCGCCATCACCCAGGGGGGAGCCAACTCCTCTGTCGCCGCTTCCCCCCCCCTCTCGATCATCATCTGGCCCCTTCTGGACGGGGAGAGGATCGCCAGGGCAGACTCACAATACCAATATCAATGGAGTCAGAACGGCGCCGTCGTCAGCACGATGAGGGCCCCCGGTTTTAGTTACACCGACAGCCATGTCGGCCATTTTGTTTACAATCTGCAAATAACCGACACCGCCTGCGGTAACAGGATCGCCACGGACACCCCAACTGTCGACATCTATGGAGTGGGTGGTGCGGCAGGACAAGGGGGGGCTGGCGGAGGAGGAATCCCCCCCCCTGGAGAGGCGGCGGTGTGTGACGTCCTGAACGGTGTTGACCTGAGGGCCGAGGTTACCAGCGGGACGCCACTGGATCCCGATCCCGGATACACTGTCGGCTCGGGATCGATCAGAGTCCGGTTCGACGCCTACGTGAAAAAGAACGGCTCTTCCAATTGGACCCTCAACCAGGGGAATTTCAACTACGTCTGGAGGAGAGCCGGCAGGACTATTCAAAACAACCCTGCGGCTCAATACGAGAGTCTGTTTTCCGATCCGGGAACC
It contains:
- the trpS gene encoding tryptophan--tRNA ligase; the protein is MKGVTPKGVTPKERIVSGMRPTGRLHLGHYHGVLKNWLKLQDQYDCLFFIADWHGLTTEYSSPEGLRQSRREILADWLAVGLDPKKATIFVQSDVKEHAELHLLLSMITPVPWLERVPSYKEMQQELTTKDLSTYGFLGYPLLQTADIILYNAGKVPVGIDQVPHIELAREVVRRFNHLYGETFVEPKPLLTEAPKLLGMDRRKMSKSYDNCLYLSDDAGTIEKKVMSAVTDPARMRREDPGNPDICLIFDYHKLHSPKDVVEKVDAECRQAKIGCVEDKKRMVATINQFLDPIRRKREEVLKQGSRLDEMVDEGAKKARALAQNTMEKVRKAMKV
- the speA gene encoding biosynthetic arginine decarboxylase, which codes for MAQPILKEVPARHSANNVENGTTKNDSSAKPEKVWTVADSLRVYNINSWGSGYFSVNEKGEVICSPLPQEGASLSLMAVIQEAKEMGLGFPLQIRFQDIIRHRVRSINLAFKNAIEEHEYKGHFKGVFPIKVNQLREVVDEILDAGREFSHGLEVGSKPELVAGLALNDNPESLIICNGYKDNAFIRLALLGQKVGRRIILVVEKVDEVERIIQISQQMEIEPTIGIRVRLSSKGSGKWADSSGDDAKFGLTASEALEAWEYLQENKLEHCLQMIHFHIGSQVPDIMNIKQATREATRYYAKFIQLGAKLEYLDVGGGLAIDYDGSGTSFHSSMNYSLDEYASTIVYNIKDICEDEKVPPPVIVSESGRSTVAHHSVLVVEAFANVEKSHESKLMKVSDSDKEHKIIRDILSLRRKIPHKKNLLEVYHALQQIKEESIRLFDVGLLDLVVKAKVENLYWQIAEQIVNKFRANGHIPEEILELENSLSDQYVCNFSIFQSLLDNWAIGQLFPIIPIHRLNEEPSNRATLVDITCDSEGKIDEFIDLKDVREFLPLHPIGKDPYYLGIFLSGAYQDIMGDEHNLFGRTNEVHVFLDPDEESGFYLEEVIRGSTIEQVLQSTQYDPNDLIRNFKRVVDTAIKEDRIKPTLGMKLLDDYRKALSDYTYLSDRDLLPPNS
- a CDS encoding segregation/condensation protein A, giving the protein MKMENYTIEVDRFEGPLDLLLHLIRKSDIDIHDIPIAFILDRYLEYLSRAEELNVDLAGEFIYTASELAYIKSRMLLPPEASEEEDEGPDPRADLVQRLIEYEKYKRASQWLEKKPLLDREVFGHPTERFQAGTEDEEELEVDLSALLSAFQRVWNRLPKDRMHEVKVDRLSVSERMVELVDQLKGKKEIEWRAFFNEAKTRETLVVTFLAILEMAKLKMIRVAQKSAYGEIWIHSQLMEA
- a CDS encoding MEDS domain-containing protein; translated protein: MTPPSRHESLDRLSWGAHLCQFYHGSSDWLDLLTRFFLNGLNQNQFCLWILPPVIKRRDFDEMINKTRVFKEAFTSGQMEVATATRWYSLKTGFDPHKASQRLHLKYQESLKRGFEGIRVAGGPHHIKEKMVWKRFADYEKRVHQEIGSRKIIALCTHSFTECPLGTMNSLIQSHDRTLIQRSGQWEVL
- the scpB gene encoding SMC-Scp complex subunit ScpB; its protein translation is MEHTELKKVIESLLFASGRPLTAKEIQAVFDEEISGGVIHEVLDSLKKEYEEQGRGFGLEEISGGYQLRTKPEFAAWVQKLEQRRPPRLSSPALESLAIIAYRQPVTRPEVEHIRGVDSGAVLKGLLERRFIRVVGKKDEPGRPLIYATTPEFLALFGLRDLSDMPSLKDFEEKAAAENAAAAEEREEKGEGLFEDTAEMALRLADLGDEEREALDLLEKGLQELKEVEKGLEPAGGTPSGGTPLDKAEGNP
- a CDS encoding site-2 protease family protein translates to MTEKIRLFIVFLPVFLFSLSFHESSHAFMANKLGDNTARLMGRLTLNPLAHIDLVGTILFPLMMFLVPGLIPFGWAKPVPVDPRNLRGGRKGHLRVAAAGPLSNLLLAFLFAGFFQLLLQIPSPGKSFLIIGEMLQVGVYLNLMLCFFNLIPLHPLDGGGVLEGILPEKYLETYHKIGRYGFLILIAAFYLGVLRFLMIPVQLLAGVLLS